AAACCCCACTTGCTTCTGAAATGACACACCTTAAGAGAAGGCTCATTCAAGGATCTATACCCCAAGATTTATATATCGGGAACATTGCATGTGTCATAGAAGATTTGACCTCCAGTAACATTTGTAAGATGGCAGCTTGCAAATTGAGGCTATGAAGCATCATCTAACAGTTTTCCACGAAGTGTTGGCTTTACTCCCTTAATATGGATTCTGTGTTGTGACTGTGGCAAGGTTTTGAACATCCCACATTTGGGCAAATCCCttattctcaataaaaatgtttcattcctTCTATCAAATGTCTCTGTTCTTTCTTGTGAAAGCCTCCTTTCTTGAGGTGTTATGGCCTGTCTTGAAAACTGGGCTGACAATATATTTCATGTACCCGGGTCTCTTTCTGGATATCATACAAGCATTTCTTCTCTTACATGCATCAATATAATGTCTTCTCCACCTAAGTCTCATATCCCTAACACTCCAACACAAATCACACAGTATTCCAGAACTGTGCCCTGGAAATCACACTGTAGGTAGAATGCATGTGGAGGGAAAAGACGAGGATGAGGAGGGATGGCATCTCCTGGGAGGTTGTGACAGAAGCCCAAGGGGAAGGGGGTGTGGCCTGATCACTTAAAGGATGAATGTGATGGAAGAGAGAGTGTCTGGTATTCATGAGCAATTGGAAGCTGCCTCAGCTGAAGTGCAAAGAAGCAAGGAAAGGGTACGTTAGAAGCATAGCGTGGTATCATATCATCTGAATTGGATGGATTTGCTAATatatttgttggcataaaatgagtttgaagaAATTGATTTAAGTCACTTAATTGACAAATACTCTTAAATGTGTTTGAAAGAGAACCATCCTACACACTGAATACACAGTAGAAAAATTTCCTACCCTCAGAGtgtatatattttgttgcttttaataaatattttacaaattaattatgACAAATTTAGACACATAATTTGcttggaaagaataaaacagCTTCCTGGGGAAGAGAATGAAGGTTCATTAAATATTGGAGAGATAGTTCGGGGTGGTACTTTGATGTTTGGTGTCAAACGAACTGATCAAGTGGAAAGAATGGCCAGAAAGGGCAGTACTAAgtagaaaggggaagaggaattCATTATGTGTTGGGTATGATCAGTGGTGCCACAATTTTCAGTTGAAAAGAGGAAGGAGTAGGGCTTTAATGGTGTCCTTTAGTGTCTTCCCTGGTGCGTATACAAGAATGGGATGAGAAGCCCAGTCCTTTCTGAGTTTGAGAACCTTCCGTTTGTTGGGGTCTGACTTCAGTGTCCTTTCCTCAGGTGCCATTCCAGAACTCTCACCTTTAGATCCTACAATAGAAAATGTATTGCAGACTCAAATTCCACTAGCAGTGAAAAACCGATCGCTGACTCATATGCATGGCAAAGGTGAGTGCACAAAGTCTGAGTGTGAGGATCCTAGAGCCAGGAGACTCTAAACCCTGTCAGATTCCATGGAGGATGGCCTTGCCATCGAGGTCAGCCCTGGATGGAGGCTATGCCCCGTATATTGAGTGTCCTGCTGACGAAGAATTAAGCCTTCTCTCAAGGGATGGAATTATCACACATGGGATAGTCTAAATCTGATGTGATGACTGAGTGTGCTCTGAGTTAGTCTAGGATGGGTACATCGTACAAACAGGGAAAAGAATTCTAATAATTACAGTTTGTTGAAAATCTATTCATTGTTCCATCATGTTCCTTGTCTTTGAAGCCTtctgaaggagggaagaatatcATCAATTAGGCACGTATATCATAATTTACATATCTGGTAAAGGTCAGGTTATTTATAGGCATAGAAGAACATATGGAACAATGCTTTCAGAAACAGACAACtatattagttaattaattaattaattagaaaatttttcatttatttatttactttttgagagacagtgtcagcgtgggaggggcagagtgagacgGAGACACAAATTGTGAATCAGGCTTcagtctccaggctgtcagcatagagccctacatggggctcgaacttacaaaccgtaagatcatcaGATGAGTTGaggttggactcttaaccaactgagccacccggaaaCCCCCAGACAACTATCTTTAAAGTGTGAAATTTGAGACTCTCTTGGTCCAAGAATATTGGAGATTTTCAGGTTGAATGGAATGAGAATATTGCAataatatattgaattattttataacttctaAATGGCACACCAACATTTGAACACGGCTTTGttctaatgcattttttaattggacaaaTACTGACGGAATTCAAATTATGTGCGAGGCTGTACTTTCTCTGGAAAGAAGGGTGCACAgaataagagacttttttttctgccATTATGCCTCTGTATTCAGAAACCTGAATGGAAAGGTACTAGAAATAATGCAATAGAGCTAGAAAACTTTTTCAATAGGTCAGGAGTATTGTGACAAGAAAGGGGGTGTTAGAAAAGCAAAGAGTGTGTCTAGGGATTTTGTGCATTAGAGCTTATAGTTGTGAATTTCAAGAATGGTAGAAAAGTAGCGAAAATTAAGCTACAGAACAATTGTAGTGGgtattttccttaaaatccttgtaagagatgaatcacagCAGAGGGATCACATACCCCAGTCCAAAAGTCGTAGGAAATACTGTCAACTGAAGGAAAAATGTCTACTAAGAAACATCACAAGAAAGGAAATCAGCAGGTTTATGAAATCCCAGTTGAAATcattcaggaaaagaaaggaagtccTACATTTCTTTAATGGGAAATTTTAGTGAGGAGTAGAAAGAGTGATCTTCCTGAGTTTGTACTCCCTTCCAGCTTGGATTTTTTAGTTGTCATAGTAAAAAGTAATGCAAATTTTCGATTCTGCCAGATTAATACAATGGTGATTGGTGTAAAGCCTAGACAACCAAGATAAGCAAAAACATCCCAAGAAACaaccatacaaacaaaaaacagagacaccttccttccttccttccttcctcccttccttccttcctcccttccttccttccttccttccttccttgcttccttccttccttccttccttccttccttccttccttcctttttgactTCATGTCTGGTAATGGAATGATTGGATAAAGGGTTtagttgagaaaaaaaggaagtatttgcAATTAGACACCAATAAAGTGAGAATATATAGATGTGACATTCAAACCAAGGTTTCTAGATCTCAACACTATTGGCACTGTACAGCAGAAGTTCCAGTGTTGTTGGGCTTTGTTCTGATGCCTGAATTAGCATCTTCCCTCGTTTATCACACATGGAACTAGTAGGTATCTGCAGTAGGTATCTGGGTgtgagaaggcaggcaaaaattTGCAATGATTCCAGAAAGAGGATGAGAGTTATTTCCTTCCCTATGGGGACAGGTAGATAGCctaggaaagaggagagatcaataGGACAAAATTTTCCTAAATGTCCCTCAACGATGATATGTAAGGTAAATTAAATGACAGTAGTTGTGAAGGTGGGTACCAGTTTTATGTATGGCCCATGATTCTAGTGAGAGAATTCTTTGGCACAGCAAATTAAAATGCTGTTCTTTAAATATAACTGGAGACTCCAACAGAATGAAGTCACATTTCCCAAGACATTTATTGATTGTTGACAGTGAGTGGCATACCAGAAATGCTTACATATTTGTTGGGTATGTCAGGGGATGAATGGTATGTTCTGCCAATTACTGACAGTATATAAAGGTCCAAGGCTAGTAGAAGACACACAGTTCACCACATCCTCTCGCAACCCACGTGAAATCTCTTCTCTTGACAAGATGTGTTGCAACTACGGCAACTCCTGTGGCTATGGCTGTGGCTATGGCTACGGCTGTGGCTATGGCCCCTATTACAGCTGGAGTTATGGACCTGGCTATGGATGTGGATATGGCTCCCGGTATGGCTGTGGCTCTGGTTGTGGATATGGCTCCTGCTGTGGCTATGGCCCCAGATATGGCTGTGGTTGTGGCTATGGCTCCGGCTGCTATGGTTACCGGCCATTTTGCTATAGAAGATGTTATTCTTCTTGCTGTTAGAACATCACCCCATTGTCCTCTAAATAAGACACATCTAATGAGAGGGCTGAATCAAGGATTCATACCTCACATTTTCTATATCCACGAAATTGCATGCTTCACAGAGGCTCACACCTCCAAGCAACATTTCTAGAATGGGATCTTGTGCCTCAAGGCTGTGTGGTTTCGTCTGACTCTTTTATAAATGTTGGTCTTTATTCCCCTACTCTGGATTCTGTCATCTGACTGTGGCAACTAGCCTAACACCCCACAGTTGGGCAAATTCCttattctcaataaaaatgattctttgcTTCTAATATATCTCTGTGTTCTTGCTTGTGAATTACTCCTTTTTCTGGAGTATTATGACTCCTCTTGAAAATCTAGGTGACAATATGTTTCATGAACATGAGGGCTCTTCCTTCATATAATGCAAAGTTTCTTCTCTTATGTGCATCAGAGAAAATGCCTTTTCTACCTGTGCCTTGCACCCCTCATGCCCAGGCCCTCACACCTCAACACAAATCACAGATATTTCAGAACTTTCATCTGGAAATCACACTCTATGTAGAATGGAGGTGGAGAGGAAAGACAAGGAGGGATGTTACCTCTTTAGGAGGTTGTGACACATGCTTCAGGGAGAAGAGGTGTGGCCTGAGTACTTCAAGGATGAATGGAATGGAAGCGGGAGTTTCCACATTAATGAGAAATTAGAAATGGACTCAGGTGTCTAATGaactaaggaaaggaaaatttagaAGAAAGATGTGGTATTGTATCATCTGTAATTTAATGGAAGTCCGAAtgtatttgttggcatatattgaGAGTGAGGAAATTGATTTGTGAGTCACTTAACTCACAAATAGTTTAGAATGTTTTTGAAAGGGAACTATCCTACACTCTGAAGATACAGGAGGAAAATTTGGAGTACTTTCTTGCTCTCAGAGTGTTGACATTCTAATGgcgatatttaaaaataagtaggaaTTAGTTGAAGTTAATTTGGAGAGATCATCCCTATGGAGGCAATAAAACATCTTACTGGGGAAGAGATTGCAGGCTGAAGGATTGAGGAGATAGTTCAAGGAGGTATTTTGACATTTTGTGTCAAATGCACTGATGCCATTTGAACAAAATACTAGAGAGAACAGTTGGAAGtataaaggggaaagagaaattcATGAAGGTTGGGGTATGATTGGTGGTGCCACAATTTGTAGTGGAAAAAAGCAAGGGATAGTTTGGGAGTTGCGAGCTTACTATTGTGTTGGGTTCTTACCAAAGTGTCTTTTCCTCATGTGCCTTCCAGAACTCTAACAGTTAGAACATACATccgaaaaaagtctcttcagacTCAATTTCTGCGAGCAGAAAATATGACTCACTGTCTCATCTCCGTGACAAAGTCAGTGAAGAAAGTCTGAGTCTGAGGACACTGGAGCTAAAAGACTCCATCCACAACATGGCCAATTCTAAGGAAGATAATCGTGCCATCAAGGTCAGACCTGGCATGAGGCTATGCCCGGGATATTAAGTGTCCTGCTGTGGAAGAAACAGAGCTTCTGTCAAGGGTTTGAAGTTTTCAATATGGAACATTCTAAGTCTGTTCTGAGGACTGCCTGTGCTCTGGGTTAGTCAAGGGTGGGTAAATCCTACAGACAGGGGAAGGAATTCCAATAATTACAGTTTGTTAAAAATCGACTCATTGTTCCATTATGTTCCTTGTCTTTGAAGGCTTTCTGAAGTAGGGACGAACATCATTAGTTAGGCGTGTATATCACAATTTACATATCCATAAAGGGTCGAAAATTTTTTAGGTATATAAGATAACTTGCACATATGTGACAAGGTGTTCATAAACTGACAAGTATCCTCAAAATGTGATATTTGAGTCTCACTAGTTAAAAACTTTTGAGACTTTCAGGATGGAAAGAGTAGAATGGAATGAGAACATGGTGATCATATATTGAATTATCTTATAACTTCTAATGGCACACCAACATTTCAACACGattttgttttaatgcatttctttACTGGGGAAATATTGACTGAATTCAAATTATGTGCCCGGCTCTAGTTCATCTGGAAACAGGGGTGCACAGAAGAGGAGATTATGTTTCTGCCGTTATGGATCTGTATTCAGAAACCTGAATGGAAAGTTCAGGTTAGAAATACTGCAAGAAAGCTGGAAAACTTTTCTAATAGTTCAGGTGTATTGTGACAAGAAAGGGGGTGTTAGAAAAGCAAAGTGTGTATTCTAGGGATTTTGTGCATTAGAGTTTATAGCTGTGAATTTCAAGAATggtagaaaagtagagaaaattaaGCCAAAGAACAATTGTAGTGGGTATATTTTCCTTAAACTTCTGGTAAGGGATGAATTAGAGCAGAGTGATCAGATAGAGTAGTCTAAAAGTCATAGGAAATACTGTCAACTGAAGGAAAAATGTCTAGAAAGGAAAgatcacaggaaaggaaatcagcAGTTTTATGAAATTCCCAGGTGAAAGCATTGAGTAAAAGACTGGATGTCACTCATTTCTTCGATGGGAAATTTTAGCATGGAGTAGAAGGAATGGTCTTCCTGAGTTTGTACTCCCTTGCAGCTTGGATTTTAGAGTTATCAcagtaaaaaatatacaaattttggATTCTGCCATATTCATAAAATGGTGATTGATGTGAAGAGTAGACAATGAATATGGGCAGAAACATCCCAAGAAACaaccatacaaacaaaaaacagagacaccttcctttcttccttccttccttcctttcttctttctttctttctttctttctttctttctttctttctttctttctttctctatttctttgtctctttctttctttcattctttctaattccttccttccttccttccttccttccttccttccttccttccttccttccttctttccttccttgttttctttttgactaTATGTCTGGCGATGGAATGATTGAATAATGGGTTtagttgagaaaaaaaggaagaatttggaaTTAGACACCAATAAAGAGAGAATATAGAGATGTGAGGTTACAAGCCAAGGTTTCTAGATCTCAACACTATTGGCATTGTACAGCAGAAATTTCAGTGTTGTTGGGCTTTGTTCTGATGACTGGAATTAGCATCTTCCCTCATTTATCACACTTGGAGCTAGTAGGTGTCTGCAGTAGGTATCTTGGTgtgagaaggcaggaaaaatttGTAATGATTCCAGAAAGGAGATGGGAGTTATTTCCTTCCCTATGGGGACAGGTAGATAGTTTAGGAAAGAGGAGATATCAAGAGGACAAAATTTTCCTAAATGTCCCTCAACGATGATATATAAGGTAAATTAAATGACAACAAGTTGTGAAGGTGGGTACCAGTTTTACATATGGTACATGATTCTAGTGAGAGAATTTTTTGGCAGAGCAAATTAAAATGTTGTACTTTAAATATAACTGGAGACTCCAACAGAATGAAGTCACATTTCCCAAGACATTTATTGATTGTTGGCAGTGAGTGGCATACCAGAAGTGCTTACATATTTGTTGGGTATGTCAGGGGATGAATGGTATGTTCTGCCAATTACTGACAGTATATAAAGGTCCAAGGCTAGTAGAAGACACACAGTTCACCACATCCTCTTGCAACCCACGTGAAATCTCTTCTCTTGACAAGATGTGTTGCAACTACGGCAACTCCTGTGGCTATGGCTGTGGCTATGGCTACGGCTGTGGCTATGGGCCCTATTATGGCTATAGTTATGGACCTGGCTATGGCTGTGGATATGGCTGTGGATACGGCTCCTACTGTGGCTATGGCACCAGAtatggctgtggctgtggctatGGCTCTGGTTGCTGTGGCTACCGGCCATTTTGCTATAGAAGATGTTATTCTTCTTGCTGCTAGAACATCACTGTCCAAGACACATTTGCTTCTGAAGTGGCACGGCTTAAGGGAGGGCTGATTCATTGATATATACCCCAAGATTTCTATATCCAATGAATTGCATGCTTTCGGTAATTTTGACCTCTTGTTAGCATTTGTATGAAGGCTTCCTGTGGCTGAAGGCTATGTGGTATCCTCTgactattttccaaatgttaGTCTTCACTTCCCTTATCTGGATTCTTTGTTGAGACTGTGGCAACATATCTAAAATCCCACAGTGAGGCAAATCCCttattctcaataaaaatgtttcattttttttctaactaatcTCTGTGTTCTTGCTAATGAATGACTCCTTTTTGAGGTGTATGGCATCTTTTGAAACTTGGGCGACAATATATTTCATGAACCTGGGTCTCTTCCTagatataatataaacatttcttcTCTTATGTGCATCGGAGATAATGTCTTCTCCTATTTCTTGTATCTATAACACCGCAACATAAATCACACTGTGTAAGAACTATGTCCTTGAGGTGACACTGTATCTAGAATGGAGCTGAAGGCTGGAGGGGTAAGAGGAAGAGTTAGGACACCTCTTTGGGAAGTTGTGACACAAGCTCAAGGGGGAGGAAGTATGGCCTGAGTGCTTCGAGGATGAATGGGGTTGAAGAGAGAAATTTTGGGATTAATGAGAAAATGGGAGCTGCCTCTGTTGAGATGTAAGAAACTAAGGAAATGAGAAGCAAAAAAAACCCGTAATATTGTACTATCTGCATTTTGATGGAAGTGCAAAtacatttgttggcatatactgaGTTTCAGTAAATTGATTTAAGTCAATTAATTTCCAAATCGTTTTGAATGTTTTTGAAAGGGAACTGTCATACACTCTGAAGGCACAGTAGAAAAATTATAGGTGAATTTCTTGCTGTCAGATGGTTTCATTctagtaggttaaaaaaaaaagaagaattaattcaGATAAATTTAGAGAGATAATTCCTGTGGTGTGAGTAAAACAGCATCCTTGAAAAGATTGAAGTATTACAGAGTTAGTTCAAGGATGTATTTTGACATGTTCTGTCACATGAACTGATGTCAGTTTCCAGAAATACTAGAAAGGACAGTTGTAAATgtaaagtagaaagagaaatacataagGTTTTGGTATGATCATTGGTGCCACGAGTTTTAGTGCAAAAGAACAATGGCTAGTGCCTTAAATGGGCTCTCTAATGGAGCAGATATAAAATGAGATTAGTAGTTCCAGTTGATTTTCTGAGTTTGAATGCGTACTAATTTGTTGGATTCTGATTTCAGTGTGTTTCTCTCATGTGCCTTTCCAGACCTCTAACATTTAGATCCTACAACAAAAATTGTCTTTCAGACACAATTTCAACCAGCAGAATAAAAGACTCACTGTCTCGTCTCCATGACAAGGGTCACTGCACAAATTCTGGGTCTGAGAACCTTGGTCCTGGAGACTCCACAACTTGGCCAGTTCCAAGGAAGATGGCTCTGCCCTCAAGGTCAGTCCTGGAGGGAAACTACACCCAGGATATAATGTGTCTTACTGACGAGGAAAGAGATGTTCTTTCAAGAGCTGGACAATTCTCACAGATGGAACATCTGTAAGTCATTTCTTGGGACTGACTGTGCTCTGGATAAATCAGAGGTGAGAAAATTGCATACACAGGGAGAGTCAATTCCAATCATTACAGTTTGTTGAACATCGAACTTATGGTTTCATTAGGTTCCTTTTCATTGAACACTACCTGAAAGAGGGCAGaatagtatttattaagcacgtattcatactttctatttctagtaaagagtttatcatttattaagcatATGACATAACTTGTATATCTGGAGAAATAACTTTGAACACTAACAGATATCTTCAAAAGGTGAAATTTGTGACTGTTTTAGCAATGAACATTGAGACTTTCGGCTTGAATGAATTGAGAATATTATGACCTATATCCACATTCTTATAGATTCTAAGTGATACCAACGTTTGaacatggttttgttttaatgtgtctGTTTGTTATTGGCAGAAATATTGAGTTGagattatgtgccaggcactatgcttaGAACTAACCGATGATCCAAggacacacagaagaaaagatcTTTTTCTGCCATTAAACATCAGTGTCCCGAGCTCTTAATGGAAGTGTATAGAAATAAGGCAATAAAGATAGGAAGTGTTTTTCAATAGTTTGTGGGCATTGTGACCAGAGAGTGGCTGTTTAAAAAGTATCATGTCTTGTGCATTGGAATTTATGGTTTTGAATTTCAATAATGATGGCAAAGTAGGAAAATTAAAGGTAAAGAACATTTGTACGgggatatatatgttttaaatttgttgttaGGGATGAAGCATAGTGGAGTGATCAGATAACCCATAagcaatattagaaaaaaaaacagtaagaaatattctcaactgaaggaaaaatatctaaaaatgaaaCTTCTCCAAAAAGGAAATCAGCAGTTTTATTAAAATGCCTGTGGAAGTCATTCAATAAAGGACTGGATGACACTCATTTCTTGGTGTTGAAATTTGAGTGTGGAGTAGAAGAAATGATACCTGAATTTGTACTCGTTTCCAACTAGGATTTCATAGTTGTTACAGTGAAAAAAGGTTTAAATTTTGGAATCTGCCTGGATATGAACATAGTGACCTGGACATTGAAGATAAGCAAAaacattacaaacaaacaaacaacatcatcccctccccccccgccccccgcccgtaTATCTGGTGATGAAAGGGTTGGACTTTCAGTTTATTTGAGAAGGAGGGGATCTTTGGACATAGACACGAGTAAAGAGAGAATCTAATTTATAGATGTGAGGCTATAAAGCTAGGTTTCTCGATCTCAGCACTTTTGACATTTTACATGAGGCACTTCAATGGTGTTGAGGGACTTTCTGTGTCATGAAATGGGCATCATCCCTAGCTTTTACCACACAGACCCAGTCGATATCTGTAGCAGGTATCTGGGTGCAAGAAGCCTGGTAAGATGTTGCAATGATTCCAGAAAGCagatgaatttttctttccttatggaCAGAGGTAGATGTTTTACAAGTGTGGAGAGATCAAGAAGGagaaatatttcctaaaaacCCCTCAGCCTTCTTGTTAAATGATTGGAGATTGTGAACATGGATTTTGGTTTTACTTAGAGTCCATGATTCTACTGAGAAATGTTTTttggaagaatgaaataaaatgctctTCTTTAATAAAACTGGAGTCTCCAAAATAATGAGCTCACGTTGCCCAAGACATTGTTGATTGTTGACAGTGACTGGCACAGCACAGTTGCTTACATATTTGTTGGGTAAGTCAGGGGATGAGTGACATGCTCTGCTAATTACTGACAGTATATAAGGGTCCAAAGCAAGTAGAAGACACGCACTTCACCACATCCTCTCACAACCCACGTGAATTCTCTTCTCTTGGCAAGATGTGTTGCGACTACGGCAACtcctgtggctgtggctgtggatATGGCTATGGCTGTGGATGTAGTCCGTATGATGGCTGTGGTTATGGCCTCCGTTATGGCTGTGGCTATGGCTCAGGATATGGCTGTGGCTATGGCTCCTGCTGTGGCTATGGCACTGGATATGGCTGTGGCTATGGCTATGGCTCCAACTGCTGTGGCTACCGGCCATTTTTCTATAGAAGATGTTATTCCTCTTGCTGCTAGAACATCACTGTCCAAACCCCACTTGCTTCTGAAATGACACACCTTAAGAGAAGGCTCATTCAAGGATCTATACCCCAAGATTTATATATCAGGAAAATTGCATGTGTCATAGAAGATTTGACCTCCAGTAACACTTGTAGCATGGCATCTTGTGGCTTGAGGCTATGGAGTATCATCTAACAGTTTTCCACGAAGTGTTGGCTTTACTCCCTTGATATGGATTCTGTGTTGTGACTGTGGCAAGGTTTCGAACATCCCACATTTGGGCAAATTCCttattctcaataaaaatgtttcattcctTCTATCAAATGTCTCTGTTCTTTCTTGTGAAAGCCTCCTTTCTTGAGGTGTTATGGCGTGTCTTGAAAATTGGGCTGACAATATATTTCATGTACCCGGGTCTCTTTCTGGATATCATACAAGCATTTCTTCTCTTACCTGCATTGATATAATGTCTTTTCCACCTAAGTGTCATATCCCTAACACTCCAACACAAATCACACAGTATTCCAGAACTGTGCCCTGGAAATCACACTGTAGGTAGAATGCATGTGGAGGGAAAAGACGAGGATGAGGAGGGATGGCATCTCCTGGGAGGTTGTGACAGAAGCCCAAGGGGAAGGGGGTGTGGCCTGATCACTTAAAGGATGAATGTGATGGAAGAGAGAGTGTCTGGCATTCATGAGCAATTGGAAGCTGCCTCAGCTGAAGTGTAAAGAAGCAAGGAAAGGGTACATTAGAAGCAAAGCGTGGTATCATATCATCCGAATTGGATGAATTTGCTAATatatttgttggcataaaatgagtttgaagaAATTGATTTAAATCACTTAATTTGACAAATACTTTTGAATGTGTTTGAAAGAGAACTATCCAACACACTGAATACATAGTAGAAAAATTGCAGATGAATTTCCTACTCTCAGAGTGTTTACATTTTGTTggtgttaataaatattttacaaattaattagGACAAATTTAGACACATAATTTGCTGGAGAGAATAAAACAGCTTCCTGGGGAAGAGAATGAAGGTTCATTAAATATTGGAGAGATAGTTCGGGGTGGTACTTTGATGTTTGGTGTCAAATGAACTGATCAAGTTGAAAGAATGGCTAGAAAGGGCAGTaccaaggagaaagggaaagaggaattcATTATGTGTTGGGTATGATCAGTGGTGCCACAATTTTCAGTTGAAAAGAGGAAGGAGTAGGGCTTTAATGGTGTCCTTTAGTGTCTTCCCTGGTGCGTATACAAGAATGGGA
The Panthera tigris isolate Pti1 chromosome C2, P.tigris_Pti1_mat1.1, whole genome shotgun sequence genome window above contains:
- the LOC122241878 gene encoding keratin-associated protein 6-2-like, whose amino-acid sequence is MCCNYGNSCGYGCGYGYGCGYGPYYSWSYGPGYGCGYGSRYGCGSGCGYGSCCGYGPRYGCGCGYGSGCYGYRPFCYRRCYSSCC
- the LOC122241879 gene encoding keratin-associated protein 6-2-like, whose product is MCCNYGNSCGYGCGYGYGCGYGPYYGYSYGPGYGCGYGCGYGSYCGYGTRYGCGCGYGSGCCGYRPFCYRRCYSSCC
- the LOC122241880 gene encoding keratin-associated protein 6-2-like, with the protein product MCCDYGNSCGCGCGYGYGCGCSPYDGCGYGLRYGCGYGSGYGCGYGSCCGYGTGYGCGYGYGSNCCGYRPFFYRRCYSSCC